Proteins encoded together in one Anopheles darlingi chromosome 3, idAnoDarlMG_H_01, whole genome shotgun sequence window:
- the LOC125955088 gene encoding alpha/beta-tubulin-N-acetyltransferase 9, with product MKLNEQLQINGANVILVPYESKHVAKYHEWMKNVELQVLTASEPLSLEEEYQMQKSWREDEDKCTFLVLDRQEFERTGDEIAALIGDTNIFLQLPPSDGTNGNALVVGEIEIMIAEPTARGKRCGWEATLLMLRFGVEYLRVAKFLAITKDTNQPAMRMFERMQFNETVRSAVFHEVTFERSVDQKWIDWMNSEVGSYAVVPYRNEA from the exons ATGAAGTTGAACGAGCAACTCCAAATCAATGGCGCCAACGTCATTCTCGTGCCGTATGAGAGTAAACACGTCGCCAA ATATCACGAGTGGATGAAGAACGTCGAGCTGCAGGTCCTGACGGCTTCTGAACCACTCAGCCTGGAAGAGGAGTATCAGATGCAGAAAAGCTGGCGAGAGGATGAGGACA AATGCACCTTCCTTGTGCTGGATCGGCAGGAATTCGAACGAACGGGTGATGAGATAGCGGCCCTGATCGGTGATACAAACATTTTTCTTCAATTACCCCCGAGTGATGGCACCAACGGTAACGCATTGGTGGTGGGTGAAATCGAAATTATGATCGCGGAACCGACTGCCCGGGGGAAACGCTGTGGCTGGGAAGCGacactgctgatgctgcggttcGGAGTGGAGTACCTCCGGGTGGCAAAGTTCTTGGCAATCACAAAGGACACCAATCAGCCCGCGATGCGAATGTTCGAAAGGATGCAGTTCAACGAGACGGTCCGGTCGGCCGTTTTCCACGAAGTTACCTTTGAACGATCCGTCGATCAAAAGTGGATCGATTGGATGAACTCGGAAGTGGGCTCTTATGCGGTTGTCCCGTATCGAAATGAAGCTTGA
- the LOC125955037 gene encoding arf-GAP with dual PH domain-containing protein 1-like → MADQNEKILHRLLQLDGNNVCADCDAKNPEWASYNIGIFLCTRCCAVHRSMGAHISKVKHLKLDKWEDSQIERMIDMGNKNSKLKYEQRVPACYRRPRENDPQVLIEQWIRAKYERLEFCMIERPSYTSGRMEGFLLKRGKEDSRYQPRKFVLSGIHDTLRYYVRETREPKATLRISELNVVYAPAKIGNPNSLQLTFMRDGSTRHIYVYHDDAQVINNWYMAIRCAKLHRLQVAFPSALESDLVDMLTHDFVREGWLLKTGPRSTDSYKRRWFTLDDRKLMYHDDQLDAHPKGEIFLGNQLDGYSVRIGAPIGAKDQGFSFTLFTPERTYNMSSHSEQDRDEWIAAIQKVLERPLSPQDSSISARLIRKRGGHPKNIFTSR, encoded by the exons ATGGCAGATCAGAACGAAAAAATTCTTCACCGCCTGCTACAACTGGACGGCAACAACGTTTGCGCGGATTGCGATGCGAAGA ATCCCGAATGGGCCTCATACAATATCGGAATATTTCTGTGCACGCGATGCTGTGCCGTACACAGGAGTATGGGGGCGCACATATCGAAGGTGAAGCATCTAAAGCTGGACAAATGGGAAGACAGTCAGATCGAGCGGATGATCGATATGGGCAACAAAAATTCGAAGCTAAAGTATGAGCAACGTGTACCGGCCTGCTATCGAAGACCACGGGAAAACGACCCACA AGTCCTGATCGAACAGTGGATACGGGCCAAATACGAGCGGTTGGAGTTCTGCAtgatcgagcgaccgagctaCACGTCCGGACGGATGGAAGGATTTCTGTTGAAGCGCGGCAAGGAGGATAGCCGCTATCAACCGCGCAAGTTCGTCCTGTCCGGAATTCACGATACGCTCCGCTATTACGTAAGGGAGACGCGCGAACCGAAAGCCACCCTGCGGATCTCGGAGCTGAACGTGGTCTATGCACCAGCCAAGATCGGCAATCCCAACTCGCTGCAGCTTACGTTTATGCGTGATGGCAGCACGCGGCACATTTACGTctaccacgacgacgcacaGGTCATTAACAATTGGTACATGGCGATACGGTGCGCCAAGCTGCATCGTCTGCAGGTCGCCTTTCCGAGCGCTCTCGAGAGCGATCTGGTTGACATGCTGACACACGATTTTGTGCGCGAAGGATGGCTGCTGAAGACTGGCCCGAGATCTACCGATAGCTACAAACGGCGCTGGTTTACGCTTGATGATCGTAAGCTTATGTACCACGACGATCAGTTGGATGCGCACCCGAAAGGGGAAATCTTTCTCGGTAACCAGCTGGATGGATATAGCGTACGAATCGGGGCACCGATCGGTGCCAAGGATCAGGGCTTTAGCTTCACGTTGTTCACACCCGAACGCACCTACAACATGTCGTCGCACAGTGAGCAGGATCGCGACGAGTGGATAGCTGCAATACAGAAGGTGCTCGAAAGACCGCTAAGCCCCCAGGATAGTTCCA TTTCTGCTCGACTCATAAGAAAACGTGGTGGTCACCCAAAGAACATTTTTACGAGTCGGTAA
- the LOC125955013 gene encoding Golgi reassembly-stacking protein 2 → MGSSHSISVPGGGTEGYHVLRVQDNSPGKTAGLEAFFDFILAIGNTRLDQDNDTLKELLKANIDKEIQMTVYSSKTQNIRLVDIVPSSTWGGQGLLGVSIRFCSFEGANENVWHILEIHPSSPAEEAGLIPFTDYIIGADSILHESEDLFTLIESHEGRPLKMYVYNTDLDRCREVTITPNSKWGGEGSLGCGIGYGYLHRIPIRWAPNDGKQPANGKPSDQFSVPLSPPSAGGAGTGTTTGVDSTNANRQIPFIPMVPPLANTFASVANNSTVTDLLTVSQPSNTTTTATTVMGGDGGAAAALTDQFANLSTGTTDLVNNNAGTQTTPIQEPYNNNQQGGPTEVASPPIHVSPVVYTPPTPVSMDQFAAPPAAVVSQSFAPVSAPPQVPPVNLSYSTAPPLQPMVVNPYSMSSTVPPPSTLSNDFYQMYGTPVASTAAPTSYATTIDFLQSQQQQQQPSQQQPSWSQPPIQMYSTYPQVQPLPDPSQSPSHSGTGPVPASTLFQSSAVTTPISLPGMPPITVSATIQPEALRGLQFTNAPPTSGHQPPVLQ, encoded by the exons ATGGGATCCTCACACAGTATTTCCGTGCCCGGTGGAGGCACCGAGGGATACCACGTACTGCGG GTGCAAGACAACTCCCCGGGCAAGACTGCCGGGTTGGAGGCGTTCTTCGATTTCATCCTGGCCATCGGCAACACGCGCCTGGACCAGGATAACGACACACTGAAGGAGCTGCTGAAGGCGAACATCGACAAGGAGATCCAGATGACGGTGTACAGCAGCAAAACGCAGAACATTCGACTGGTAGACATTGTACCGAGCAGCACCTGGGGTGGTCAGGGCCTGCTGGGAGTGAGCATTCGGTTCTGCTCGTTCGAGGGCGCCAACGAGAACGTTTGGCACATCCTCGAGATACATCCTTCGTCTCCGGCCGAAGAGGCCGGGCTCATTCCGTTCACGGACTACATCATCGGAGCGGATTCCATTCTGCACGAAAGCGAGGACCTTTTTACGCTGATTGAATCACACGAGGGCCGGCCACTGAAGATGTACGTTTACAATACGGATCTCGATCGGTGCCGCGAGGTGACGATCACGCCGAATTCAAAGTGGGGCGGAGAAGGAAGCTTAGGGTGCGGCATTGGATACGGTTACCTTCACCGAATACCGATCCGTTGGGCACCGAACGATGGCAAGCAACCGGCAAATGGTAAACCATCGGATCAGTTCTCCGTTCCTCTCTCACCGCCGAGTGCTGGAGGTGCTGGAACCGGCACGACGACGGGTGTGGACAGCACGAATGCCAACCGACAGATACCGTTCATACCAATGGTGCCACCGTTGGCGAATACGTTCGCCTCCGTGGCCAACAATAGTACGGTCACCGATTTGCTCACCGTATCGCAACCAAGTAACACTACGACCACGGCGACAACGGTCAtgggaggtgatggtggtgcggcagCTGCGCTGACCGATCAATTTGCCAATCTTTCCACCGGAACGACCGATCTGGTGAACAATAATGCCGGGACACAAACCACCCCAATCCAAGAGCCGTATAATAATAACCAACAGGGAGGACCAACCGAAGTGGCCTCACCTCCGATACATGTTAGTCCAGTAGTGTACACACCACCAACTCCTGTTTCAATGGACCAAT TTGCAGCACCGCCTGCGGCCGTAGTTTCGCAGTCATTTGCACCCGTATCGGCTCCACCACAAGTGCCCCCGGTGAATCTGTCGTACTCCACGGCGCCACCGCTACAACCAATGGTTGTGAATCCATATTCGATGAGCAGCACGGTTCCACCCCCGTCGACACTGTCGAAtgatttttatcaaatgtACGGAACGCCCGTGGCCAGTACTGCGGCTCCCACTAGCTACGCCACGACCATAGACTTCCTACAgtctcagcaacagcagcagcaaccatcacaGCAACAACCGTCCTGGTCACAGCCACCTATTCAGATGTACTCGACGTACCCACAAGTTCAACCGCTGCCGGATCCCTCGCAATCGCCTTCCCACTCGGGCACCGGACCGGTTCCGGCTTCTACGCTCTTCCAAAGTAGCGCCGTGACGACACCGATCTCGCTACCCGGTATGCCACCAATAACGGTTAGCGCCACGATTCAACCGGAAGCTCTGCGTGGTCTGCAATTCACGAACGCGCCACCGACGTCTGGCCATCAGCCACCTGTGCTGCAATAA
- the LOC125955087 gene encoding NADH dehydrogenase [ubiquinone] 1 beta subcomplex subunit 11, mitochondrial translates to MSSLVRLSNAMLVRNLVNHSLRSTRLISSSQKNRDAATIDIPKKDTTTATATAAATNKNWVSYGFDRHDEAEDRSATHASFFFAVTLCLVLGGAYWSYLPDPQLQDWSQREAYLELRRREAAGLEPISKDFIDPAQIVLPSDEELGNTEIII, encoded by the coding sequence ATGTCCAGCCTCGTGCGATTGAGCAACGCGATGTTGGTCCGGAATCTGGTGAACCACTCGCTGCGCAGCACGCGCCTGATTTCGTCCTCGCAAAAGAACCGCGATGCGGCTACGATCGACATCCCGAAGAAGGATACCACGACCGCAACCGCGACCGCAGCCGCCACCAACAAGAACTGGGTGAGCTACGGATTCGATCGCCACGACGAGGCCGAAGATCGCAGTGCAACACACGcgtctttcttcttcgccgtcACCCTCTGCCTCGTCCTGGGCGGCGCGTACTGGTCGTACCTCCCGGATCCCCAGCTTCAAGACTGGTCGCAACGTGAAGCATATCTCGAGTTGCGGCGTCGCGAAGCTGCCGGTTTGGAACCGATCAGCAAGGATTTCATCGACCCGGCCCAGATCGTTCTGCCGTCGGACGAAGAGCTAGGAAATACGGAAATCATTATCTAA
- the LOC125955005 gene encoding uncharacterized protein DDB_G0286299 isoform X1, whose protein sequence is MVIKVYISGLSGNKEVKKRQQRVTMILQSKHIEFIEIDIATGNTEEKEFMQANALQKGSTISDPTPRYPLPPQVFNDSVYCGDYDAFDAANEEDKLEEFLKLRAPTTETTTVATKNGVGEETAAAAAAATEETTETADENKTEDNNGGGDAAEDTADGANDEKPPESTATEESDQKKEPEDGSLEDALDNSSTPEQQSEKMDGESTSETVQEPANTDNSNTIDEEPPIQKTEENENETVIAPETEVAVDQELMSADDGDQKEEENAEAIREPEDEIEPDHDSESAATSPTSNEDVNEEQLETKSVNVVESSPTHQEKELPIEESDDTDGEDSDDQPDSVVEATKDATGPDDGPGNDPTTDQEPQKTEQNDKKDGLQGDSEDNSDAEETMSFTSPEENRTAAQEPQLTEIEQNEKKDDVQGDSHADEDVVDPIEPADPTTTSRQSSTTDDQDELVPAEEEEEQKEDRSTTTTTTTAQSEHEPGPLSNADGVEEQHLSATGDATMVDADDTEEQELIRASAALAGQSEDAQEEVIEVDDGVEDADEPDTEQNRAAEDAISSKLIDTDDPMLAEQEQEE, encoded by the exons ATGGTTATCAAAGTGTACATCAGCGGATTGTCCGGCAACAAAGAG GTGAAAAAGCGCCAGCAGCGAGTAACGATGATCCTACAGAGTAAACACATAGAATTCATCGAGATTGACATCGCGACAGGAAATACGGAGGAAAAGGAGTTTATGCAGGCCAACGCCCTTCAAAAGGGTTCCACGATTAGCGATCCTACTCCGAGGTACCCCCTTCCACCACAGGTGTTCAACGACTCGGTTTACTGCGGTGATTACGATGCATTCGATGCCGCAAATGAGGAAGATAAATTGGAAGAGTTTCTGAAGCTCCGCGCGCCAACgaccgagacgacgacggtggccacaaaGAACGGTGTAGGAGAGgagactgcagcagcagcagcggcggcgacggaagAAACGACAGAGACGGCGGACGAAAACAAGACTGAAGACAACAACGGTGGGGGCGATGCGGCGGAGGACACGGCAGATGGAGCGAATGATGAG AAGCCCCCGGAATCTACAGCGACGGAGGAAAGTGATCAGAAGAAGGAACCCGAAGATGGTTCACTGGAAGATGCCCTCGACAATAGCAGCACACCCGAGCAGCAATCCGAGAAGATGGATGGAGAGAGCACATCGGAAACTGTCCAGGAACCAGCAAACACAGATAACAGTAACACGATCGACGAGGAGCCGCCAATacaaaaaacggaggaaaacgagaatgaaacAGTGATTGCACCGGAAACAGAAGTTGCAGTAGATCAAGAGCTTATGTCGGCAGATGACGGGGAtcaaaaggaagaagaaaatgccGAAGCTATTCGAGAACCGGAAGATGAGATTGAACCGGACCATGATTCTGAATCTGCCGCAACTTCTCCGACGAGTAATGAAGACGTTAATGAGGAGCAACTAGAAACGAAGAGTGTCAATGTGGTTGAATCTAGCCCAACGCATCAAGAAAAAGAGTTACCGATAGAGGAGAGTGATGATACCGACGGGGAGGATTCAGACGATCAGCCCGATTCCGTTGTTGAGGCAACAAAGGACGCTACTGGTCCAGATGATGGTCCAGGAAATGATCCAACGACCGATCAGGAACCAcagaaaacggaacaaaacgaTAAGAAAGACGGCTTGCAAGGTGATAGTGAAGATAATTCCGATGCTGAAGAAACAATGAGCTTCACTAGTCCAGAGGAGAATCGTACAGCCGCTCAGGAACCTCAGCTAACGGaaatcgaacaaaacgaaaagaaagacgACGTACAAGGAGACAGTCACGCTGATGAAGATGTGGTGGATCCGATCGAACCCGCAGACCCTACAACAACATCCCGACAAAGCTCCACGACAGACGATCAGGATGAATTGGTtccggcggaggaggaggaagagcagaaggaggaccgaagtacgacgacgacgacgacgacagcacaGTCTGAACATGAGCCAGGGCCACTATCAAACGCTGATGGTGTCGAG GAACAACACCTGTCTGCCACCGGTGATGCTACGATGGTGGATGCTGACGACacggaggagcaggagctgaTCCGCGCCTCGGCAGCACTGGCGGGCCAGAGCGAGGATGCACAGGAGGAAGTCATCGAGGTCGACGACGGTGTGGAGGATGCTGATGAGCCAGATACGGAGCAGAATCGTGCTGCAGAG GATGCGATCTCCAGCAAGCTAATCGATACCGACGATCCCATGCTGGCGGAACAGGAACAAGaagaatag
- the LOC125955005 gene encoding SH3 domain-binding glutamic acid-rich protein homolog isoform X2, producing the protein MVIKVYISGLSGNKEVKKRQQRVTMILQSKHIEFIEIDIATGNTEEKEFMQANALQKGSTISDPTPRYPLPPQVFNDSVYCGDYDAFDAANEEDKLEEFLKLRAPTTETTTVATKNGVGEETAAAAAAATEETTETADENKTEDNNGGGDAAEDTADGANDEEQHLSATGDATMVDADDTEEQELIRASAALAGQSEDAQEEVIEVDDGVEDADEPDTEQNRAAEDAISSKLIDTDDPMLAEQEQEE; encoded by the exons ATGGTTATCAAAGTGTACATCAGCGGATTGTCCGGCAACAAAGAG GTGAAAAAGCGCCAGCAGCGAGTAACGATGATCCTACAGAGTAAACACATAGAATTCATCGAGATTGACATCGCGACAGGAAATACGGAGGAAAAGGAGTTTATGCAGGCCAACGCCCTTCAAAAGGGTTCCACGATTAGCGATCCTACTCCGAGGTACCCCCTTCCACCACAGGTGTTCAACGACTCGGTTTACTGCGGTGATTACGATGCATTCGATGCCGCAAATGAGGAAGATAAATTGGAAGAGTTTCTGAAGCTCCGCGCGCCAACgaccgagacgacgacggtggccacaaaGAACGGTGTAGGAGAGgagactgcagcagcagcagcggcggcgacggaagAAACGACAGAGACGGCGGACGAAAACAAGACTGAAGACAACAACGGTGGGGGCGATGCGGCGGAGGACACGGCAGATGGAGCGAATGATGAG GAACAACACCTGTCTGCCACCGGTGATGCTACGATGGTGGATGCTGACGACacggaggagcaggagctgaTCCGCGCCTCGGCAGCACTGGCGGGCCAGAGCGAGGATGCACAGGAGGAAGTCATCGAGGTCGACGACGGTGTGGAGGATGCTGATGAGCCAGATACGGAGCAGAATCGTGCTGCAGAG GATGCGATCTCCAGCAAGCTAATCGATACCGACGATCCCATGCTGGCGGAACAGGAACAAGaagaatag